The following are encoded in a window of Halosimplex halophilum genomic DNA:
- a CDS encoding RDD family protein, protein MTDSPERCGPGIRGVAMAIDAVVWFLLLFVAIYPIAAITGDITTTSEGVDASLSGAPGFVALVLWFALALGYHTVLEWRHGKTIGKYLVKIRVTGGDGSPPSLRAAAVRNALRLVDWLPAFYVVGIVAVFASDESRRIGDRVADTAVVR, encoded by the coding sequence ATGACCGATAGCCCTGAACGGTGTGGTCCCGGCATCCGCGGCGTGGCGATGGCCATCGACGCCGTCGTCTGGTTCCTCCTCCTGTTCGTCGCGATCTATCCGATCGCGGCGATCACGGGCGATATCACGACTACCAGCGAGGGCGTCGACGCGTCGCTCAGCGGCGCCCCGGGGTTCGTCGCGCTCGTCCTCTGGTTCGCGCTGGCGCTGGGCTACCACACTGTCCTGGAATGGCGCCACGGGAAGACGATCGGCAAGTACCTCGTCAAGATCCGCGTGACCGGCGGCGACGGCTCGCCGCCCTCCCTGCGCGCCGCCGCGGTACGGAACGCCCTCCGGCTCGTCGACTGGCTGCCGGCGTTCTACGTGGTCGGGATCGTCGCCGTGTTCGCCTCCGACGAGTCCCGGCGGATCGGCGACCGCGTCGCCGACACCGCCGTCGTCAGGTGA
- a CDS encoding amidohydrolase, giving the protein MSDLLVAGGQVLRPDSTVERADVLVDRETGDIAEVAEPGTVDAAETLDASDGLVVPGLVNAHTHVAMTLLRGYADDKPLDAWLQEDIWPVEAELTADDIEAGAELGVVEMIKSGTTAFSDMYFHVDRIADAVERAGVRAVLGHTAVTVGKDDEDARADLRRSLDVAREFDGAADGRITTTFQPHSLTTVGEEYLREFVPEARDAGLAIHFHANETENEVDPIVDEHGVRPLEYADDLGLLGEDTYVAHGVHVDETEIELLADTGTGVAHCPASNMKLASGMAPVQRLREAGVTVGIGTDGAASNNDLDAFDEVRDAAMIGKLAADDAGAVPAEAAVEMVTRGSADLLGFDSGRVEAGANADLAVVDLSAPHLTPAHDPVSHLAYAVRGSDVRHTVCDGDVLMRDREVLTLDEAAVRERASEHARDLIARAERDD; this is encoded by the coding sequence ATGAGCGACCTCCTCGTCGCGGGCGGACAGGTACTGCGACCCGACTCCACCGTCGAGCGGGCGGACGTGCTGGTCGACCGGGAGACGGGCGACATCGCCGAGGTGGCCGAGCCGGGCACCGTCGACGCCGCCGAGACGCTCGACGCGAGCGACGGACTCGTCGTCCCGGGGCTGGTCAACGCCCACACCCACGTCGCGATGACGCTGCTGCGCGGCTACGCCGACGACAAGCCGCTCGACGCCTGGCTGCAGGAGGACATCTGGCCGGTCGAGGCCGAACTCACCGCCGACGACATCGAGGCCGGCGCCGAGCTGGGCGTCGTCGAGATGATCAAGTCGGGGACGACCGCCTTCTCGGACATGTACTTCCACGTCGACCGGATCGCCGACGCGGTCGAACGCGCCGGTGTGCGGGCCGTCCTGGGCCACACCGCCGTCACCGTCGGCAAGGACGACGAGGACGCCCGGGCGGACCTGCGGCGGAGCCTCGACGTGGCGCGGGAGTTCGACGGCGCGGCCGACGGTCGGATCACGACGACCTTCCAGCCCCACTCCCTGACGACCGTCGGCGAGGAGTACCTCCGGGAGTTCGTCCCAGAGGCTCGCGACGCGGGACTGGCCATCCACTTCCACGCCAACGAGACCGAGAACGAGGTCGACCCCATCGTCGACGAGCACGGCGTCCGCCCCCTCGAATACGCGGACGACCTCGGACTGCTCGGGGAGGACACCTACGTCGCCCACGGCGTCCACGTCGACGAGACCGAGATCGAGTTGCTGGCCGACACGGGGACGGGCGTCGCCCACTGCCCGGCGTCGAACATGAAACTCGCCAGCGGGATGGCGCCGGTCCAGCGCCTGCGCGAGGCGGGGGTCACGGTCGGGATCGGCACCGACGGCGCGGCGTCGAACAACGACCTGGACGCCTTCGACGAGGTGCGCGACGCGGCGATGATCGGCAAGCTCGCGGCCGACGACGCGGGCGCCGTCCCCGCCGAGGCGGCCGTCGAGATGGTCACGCGGGGGAGCGCGGACCTGCTCGGCTTCGACAGCGGCCGGGTCGAGGCGGGCGCGAACGCCGATCTGGCCGTCGTCGACCTGTCGGCGCCCCATCTGACGCCCGCCCACGACCCCGTCAGCCACCTCGCCTACGCCGTCCGCGGTAGCGACGTGCGCCACACCGTCTGCGACGGCGATGTCCTCATGCGCGACCGGGAGGTGCTGACGCTCGACGAGGCCGCAGTGCGCGAGCGGGCGAGCGAGCACGCCCGCGACCTGATCGCGCGGGCCGAGCGCGACGACTGA
- a CDS encoding M48 family metalloprotease, producing the protein MLARYPALQSSVDTGAVVDSLGALAAGAAVGGLVLYLYGLRARGAEDRVAALARLRRAVRAVLVVVYAGTVVALLDAGWFLVVDAVAAPLVGTDTPVASAVTLYLGVTTPLVAVIGAYFGAFPAAQSLRGTDVSPASAALRLARFGLGTALYFTVLVVAMDTLETAPTAALPFVAVLALGLVAVWATSPWLVRLTRSTRPPTDAERDRLGRLCDEAGLAPHSVRVLEGADAKQAFAFARGPPRRQHLFVTDYLLDELDDGTLRAYLALRAERVDRKHLEVRLALAVGTAVLALGPLLGVFSVPGASDGTVALVALAAGLLGLWAGQRLVYRADAAAAERTSRAAVETAIERYADLNDARMEWGRLTSLRRMEPPLRRRIDRLRDRAARE; encoded by the coding sequence GTGCTCGCCCGATACCCCGCCCTCCAGTCGAGTGTCGACACCGGTGCCGTCGTCGACTCGCTGGGCGCGCTCGCCGCGGGAGCGGCCGTCGGCGGACTCGTCCTCTACCTGTACGGACTGCGGGCGCGCGGCGCCGAGGACCGCGTGGCCGCGCTCGCGCGACTCCGGCGGGCCGTCCGCGCGGTGCTGGTAGTCGTCTACGCGGGGACGGTCGTCGCGCTGCTGGACGCGGGCTGGTTCCTCGTCGTCGACGCCGTCGCCGCGCCGCTGGTCGGCACCGACACGCCGGTCGCGAGCGCCGTGACGCTGTATCTCGGCGTCACGACGCCACTCGTGGCCGTGATCGGCGCGTACTTCGGCGCGTTCCCCGCGGCCCAGTCGCTCCGGGGGACGGACGTGTCGCCGGCGTCGGCCGCGCTCCGCCTCGCCCGGTTCGGCCTCGGGACGGCGCTGTACTTCACCGTGCTCGTGGTCGCGATGGACACACTGGAGACCGCCCCGACGGCGGCGCTGCCGTTCGTCGCCGTCCTCGCGCTGGGGCTCGTCGCGGTCTGGGCCACCTCCCCGTGGCTGGTCCGGCTGACCCGCTCGACGCGGCCGCCGACCGACGCCGAGCGCGACCGGCTCGGTCGACTGTGCGACGAGGCGGGACTGGCCCCCCACAGCGTCCGCGTCCTCGAAGGGGCCGACGCGAAACAGGCGTTCGCGTTCGCGCGCGGTCCGCCCCGCCGACAGCACCTCTTCGTCACCGACTACCTGCTCGACGAGCTCGACGACGGCACGCTCCGGGCGTACCTGGCGCTGCGGGCCGAGCGCGTGGACAGGAAACACCTCGAGGTCCGGCTCGCGCTCGCCGTCGGAACGGCGGTACTCGCGCTCGGCCCGTTGCTGGGCGTCTTCTCGGTGCCGGGCGCGAGCGACGGGACGGTCGCGCTGGTCGCGCTCGCGGCCGGCCTCCTCGGGCTGTGGGCCGGGCAGCGGCTGGTCTACCGGGCCGACGCCGCGGCCGCCGAGCGGACGAGCCGCGCGGCCGTCGAGACGGCCATCGAGCGGTACGCCGACCTCAACGACGCCCGGATGGAGTGGGGCCGGCTCACCTCGCTGCGGCGGATGGAGCCGCCGCTCCGCCGCCGGATCGACCGGCTCCGGGACCGTGCCGCCCGGGAGTGA
- the hisG gene encoding ATP phosphoribosyltransferase translates to MRIAVPNKGRLHDPAIDLLDRAGLHVVDGADRKLYAQTVDPDVTVLYARAADIPEYVADGAADVGITGLDQAEESDTDDLVDLLDLEFGSCRLVLAAPEDGDIEAVADLDGGTVATEFPNITRDFFAERDVEVDIAEVSGATELTPHVDIADAIVDITSTGTTLRMNRLAEIADVLESSVRLFAREDVVDDEKVQQTRMALESVLSAEDKRYLMMNVPEDRLADVKDVLPGMGGPTVMDIAGSDDVAVHAVVDEREVFETINALKEVGASDVLVTEIERLVE, encoded by the coding sequence ATGCGCATCGCCGTCCCCAACAAGGGTCGCCTGCACGACCCGGCGATCGATCTGCTGGACCGGGCCGGCCTCCACGTCGTCGACGGGGCCGACCGGAAGCTCTACGCCCAGACTGTGGACCCGGACGTGACCGTCCTCTACGCCCGCGCCGCCGACATCCCGGAGTACGTCGCCGACGGCGCCGCCGACGTGGGGATCACGGGACTGGACCAGGCCGAGGAGTCGGACACCGACGACCTCGTCGACCTGCTCGACCTGGAGTTCGGCTCCTGCCGGCTCGTCCTCGCGGCGCCGGAGGACGGCGACATCGAGGCCGTCGCCGACCTCGACGGCGGCACCGTCGCCACGGAGTTCCCCAACATCACTCGCGACTTCTTCGCCGAGCGCGACGTCGAGGTGGACATCGCGGAGGTGTCCGGCGCCACGGAACTCACGCCGCACGTCGACATCGCCGACGCCATCGTCGACATCACCTCGACGGGCACCACGCTGCGGATGAACCGCCTCGCGGAGATCGCCGACGTGCTGGAGTCGTCGGTCCGCCTGTTCGCCCGCGAGGACGTGGTCGACGACGAGAAGGTCCAGCAGACCCGGATGGCCCTGGAGTCCGTCCTCTCGGCGGAGGACAAGCGGTACCTGATGATGAACGTCCCCGAGGACCGGCTGGCGGACGTGAAAGACGTGCTGCCGGGGATGGGCGGACCCACGGTGATGGACATCGCCGGCAGCGACGACGTGGCCGTCCACGCCGTCGTCGACGAGCGCGAGGTCTTCGAGACCATCAACGCGCTCAAGGAGGTCGGCGCCAGCGACGTGCTCGTCACCGAGATCGAGCGACTGGTGGAGTGA
- a CDS encoding acyl-CoA thioesterase/bile acid-CoA:amino acid N-acyltransferase family protein, with translation MNGRERTRREVLAAAGGVGLSALAGCPIAGGGGAAIEVTESALRDETVDVGLTGFESGTEVTVRATSADYDPDGPRWTSWATFEADENGEVALSEQSPTDGTYEGADAMGLFWSMTPVTADGETGPTAAGTPSPTGTPVRTTRAPTGTDDGEGLPEGYDVALRAVVDGETAAAATTTRRYVAEGVRHESVATDRAVGELFLPPGEGPHPGVLVLHGSGGSPWLSMARALASRGYAAFAVQYFDPTGEADPIPDALVEVPLSYFDDARAWLVERSAVADGSVGVVGASKGGEASLLVGAEFDWPGAVVAYAPSCYAWAGIEVERGAGGIRFRQAESSSWARGGDPVPYLQVQGRSRRTADGKYATRPAYRGGVEHASAERRDAAFVPVEETDAPLLVVAGEDDQLWPSAAFGRRVVDRLDAEGVGFEYGLRAYDGAGHSIGVPYTPTVTAVSDIRLAMGGTPAADARAEADSWPRVRDRLGSVSA, from the coding sequence ATGAACGGTCGAGAGCGGACCCGGCGCGAGGTGCTGGCCGCCGCGGGCGGGGTCGGACTGTCGGCGCTGGCGGGGTGCCCGATCGCTGGCGGGGGCGGCGCGGCCATCGAGGTCACCGAGTCGGCGCTGCGGGACGAGACGGTCGACGTCGGGCTGACGGGCTTCGAGAGCGGGACCGAGGTGACGGTCCGGGCGACATCCGCGGACTACGATCCCGACGGACCGCGGTGGACCTCGTGGGCGACCTTCGAGGCCGACGAGAACGGCGAGGTCGCCCTGTCGGAGCAGTCACCGACCGACGGGACCTACGAGGGGGCCGACGCGATGGGGCTGTTCTGGTCGATGACGCCGGTCACCGCCGACGGCGAGACCGGGCCGACCGCGGCGGGGACGCCGTCTCCGACCGGGACGCCCGTCCGGACGACCCGGGCGCCGACCGGGACGGATGACGGGGAAGGGCTCCCGGAGGGGTACGACGTGGCGCTCCGTGCAGTCGTAGACGGGGAGACGGCCGCGGCGGCGACGACCACGCGACGGTACGTGGCCGAGGGCGTCCGGCACGAGTCGGTCGCGACCGACCGGGCGGTCGGCGAACTGTTCCTGCCGCCGGGCGAGGGGCCCCACCCGGGCGTACTCGTCCTCCACGGGTCGGGCGGCAGCCCCTGGCTGTCGATGGCGCGAGCGCTCGCGTCCCGCGGGTACGCCGCCTTCGCGGTCCAGTACTTCGATCCGACGGGGGAGGCGGACCCGATCCCGGACGCGCTCGTCGAGGTGCCGCTGTCGTACTTCGACGACGCTCGCGCGTGGCTGGTCGAACGGTCGGCGGTCGCGGACGGCTCCGTCGGGGTCGTGGGCGCGTCGAAGGGCGGCGAGGCGTCGCTGCTCGTCGGCGCCGAGTTCGACTGGCCGGGCGCGGTCGTGGCGTACGCGCCGAGTTGCTACGCCTGGGCCGGGATCGAAGTCGAGCGAGGCGCCGGAGGGATCCGGTTCCGCCAGGCGGAGTCGTCGTCGTGGGCCCGCGGCGGCGATCCGGTCCCGTACCTCCAGGTGCAGGGACGGTCGCGTCGAACCGCCGACGGCAAGTACGCCACCCGGCCCGCCTATCGGGGCGGGGTCGAACACGCGAGCGCGGAGCGGCGGGACGCCGCGTTCGTCCCCGTCGAGGAGACGGACGCGCCGCTGCTCGTGGTCGCGGGCGAGGACGACCAGCTCTGGCCCTCGGCGGCGTTCGGGCGCCGCGTCGTCGACCGGCTCGACGCCGAGGGCGTCGGCTTCGAGTACGGCCTGCGCGCGTACGACGGCGCCGGGCACAGCATCGGCGTCCCGTACACTCCGACGGTGACCGCCGTCAGCGACATCCGACTCGCGATGGGTGGGACGCCGGCGGCCGACGCCCGCGCCGAGGCGGACTCGTGGCCGCGGGTGCGCGACCGGCTGGGATCGGTCTCGGCGTGA
- a CDS encoding DUF7473 family protein: protein MVVTFLLTALFYAVTLHLAATFFIGDVPSQRAAYVGPVPAAVSILLGRYGVESVGFVSPGLGIVVVLLATLVADAIAISVSYRITWKPAAVLTALHLAFAAVLGFALNNIFGFF from the coding sequence CTGGTCGTCACCTTCCTGCTCACCGCGCTCTTCTACGCCGTGACGCTCCACCTCGCCGCGACCTTCTTCATCGGCGACGTGCCCAGCCAGCGGGCCGCCTACGTCGGCCCCGTCCCCGCCGCCGTCTCCATCCTGCTGGGCCGCTACGGCGTCGAGAGCGTCGGCTTCGTCTCCCCCGGCCTCGGCATCGTCGTCGTCCTGCTCGCGACGCTGGTCGCCGACGCCATCGCGATCAGCGTCTCCTACCGGATCACCTGGAAACCGGCCGCCGTCCTCACCGCGCTGCACCTCGCGTTCGCGGCCGTCCTCGGCTTCGCGCTGAACAACATCTTCGGGTTCTTCTAG
- a CDS encoding TATA-box-binding protein encodes MVDPKETINIENVVASTGIGQELDLQSVAMDLEGADYDPEQFPGLVYRTQEPKSAALIFRSGKIVCTGAKSTDDVHESLRIVFDKLRDLNIQVDEDPEIVVQNIVTSADLGRNLNLNAIAIGLGLENIEYEPEQFPGLVYRLDDPDVVALLFGSGKLVITGGKQPEDAEEAVDKIVSRLEDLGLLE; translated from the coding sequence ATGGTTGACCCCAAGGAGACAATCAATATCGAAAACGTCGTCGCCTCGACTGGAATCGGGCAGGAGCTCGACCTGCAGAGCGTGGCGATGGACCTGGAGGGGGCGGACTACGACCCCGAGCAGTTCCCCGGCCTCGTCTACCGCACCCAGGAGCCCAAGTCGGCCGCGCTGATCTTCCGTTCCGGCAAGATCGTCTGCACCGGCGCCAAGAGCACCGACGACGTCCACGAGAGCCTCCGGATCGTCTTCGACAAGCTGCGCGACCTGAACATCCAGGTCGACGAGGACCCCGAGATCGTCGTCCAGAACATCGTCACCTCCGCGGACCTGGGTCGCAACCTCAACCTCAACGCCATCGCCATCGGGCTGGGCCTGGAGAACATCGAGTACGAGCCCGAACAGTTCCCCGGGCTGGTCTACCGGCTGGACGACCCCGACGTGGTCGCCCTGCTCTTTGGCTCCGGGAAGCTCGTCATTACCGGCGGCAAACAGCCCGAGGACGCCGAGGAAGCGGTCGACAAGATCGTCTCCCGGCTGGAAGACCTGGGCCTGCTGGAGTAG
- a CDS encoding methyltransferase domain-containing protein → MYVLELGGRDDEFAACEAASAAAGVEVVGAGLATARAVTDRVRDLAYVHRASEAVGRCDPDVASARALLDAATVDREGTVAVRAVDVRATTGVDTQRAERELGQVLVDRGLSVDLEDPDHELRALFAGAPGADSTAAESESADEATDGPTGGAADGTGVCVLGWLGVESDRGFGERRPTDRPFFQPGSMDPMLARALVNIAGAREGATVVDPMCGTGGLLLEAGLVGARVVGSDAQRKMARGTRANLRDALGTDGDFAVCRGDVTRLPFSDGFADAAVFDVPYGRQSKIEGDSLADLVAGALAEARRVAPRAVVVADRSWERAAVDAGWTVAEHFERRVHRSLVRHVLVLDAD, encoded by the coding sequence GTGTACGTCCTCGAACTCGGGGGTCGGGACGACGAGTTCGCGGCCTGCGAGGCCGCGAGCGCCGCCGCGGGGGTCGAGGTGGTCGGCGCGGGGCTGGCGACCGCGCGCGCGGTGACCGACCGCGTTCGCGACCTCGCGTACGTCCACCGCGCGAGCGAGGCGGTCGGCCGCTGCGACCCCGACGTGGCGAGCGCCCGCGCGCTGCTCGACGCGGCGACCGTCGACCGCGAGGGGACCGTCGCCGTCCGCGCCGTCGACGTGCGCGCGACGACCGGCGTCGACACCCAGCGCGCCGAGCGCGAGCTCGGCCAGGTCCTCGTCGACCGCGGCCTGTCCGTCGACCTGGAGGACCCGGACCACGAACTGCGCGCGCTGTTCGCCGGCGCGCCCGGCGCCGACAGCACGGCGGCAGAGAGCGAGTCGGCCGACGAAGCGACCGATGGACCGACCGGCGGAGCGGCCGACGGGACGGGCGTCTGCGTGCTCGGCTGGCTCGGTGTCGAGAGCGACCGCGGCTTCGGCGAGCGCCGGCCCACGGACCGCCCGTTCTTCCAGCCCGGGAGCATGGACCCGATGCTCGCCCGCGCGCTGGTGAACATCGCCGGCGCGCGCGAGGGCGCGACGGTCGTCGACCCGATGTGCGGGACCGGCGGCCTGCTGCTGGAGGCGGGGCTGGTCGGCGCGCGCGTCGTCGGTTCGGACGCCCAGCGGAAGATGGCCCGCGGGACGCGCGCGAACCTGCGCGACGCGCTCGGGACGGACGGCGACTTCGCGGTCTGCCGCGGCGACGTGACGCGGCTCCCCTTCTCCGACGGCTTCGCCGACGCCGCCGTCTTCGACGTGCCCTACGGTCGCCAGTCGAAGATCGAGGGCGACTCGCTGGCCGACCTCGTCGCCGGCGCGCTCGCCGAGGCACGACGGGTCGCGCCCCGCGCCGTCGTCGTCGCCGACCGGTCGTGGGAGCGGGCGGCGGTCGACGCCGGGTGGACCGTCGCGGAGCACTTCGAGCGGCGCGTCCACAGGTCGCTCGTTCGGCACGTGCTGGTGCTCGACGCGGACTGA
- the thyA gene encoding thymidylate synthase, which yields MQQYLDLAREAIAEGTYKPNRTGVDTLSTFGAHYEVDLQEGFPLLTTKDLSGYRWNSLIHELLWYFSGEEHIRNLREETKIWDAWADEEGRLDTAYGRFWRRYPVPEDGLEGESWPDDAHRWVNDDERTFDQFQYVLDTLRENPQSRRIVVNAWHPANATVSTLPPCHYTFVFNVQGDRLNLHLTQRSGDIALGIPFNIAAYSLVTHIVAQRTDFEVGSFSHSVVDAHAYCGEGARGEWYEQNREELRERMAAVADRSEYAGVRDWILTEAPAEPGKENADHVPNLLEQLTREPRERPTVEVADKPIDDLEFDDIAVRDYDPAPGLDFAVAE from the coding sequence ATGCAGCAGTACCTCGATCTCGCCCGGGAGGCCATCGCCGAGGGCACCTACAAGCCCAACCGGACGGGCGTGGACACCCTCTCGACGTTCGGCGCGCACTACGAGGTCGACCTTCAGGAGGGGTTCCCCCTGCTCACGACGAAGGACCTGTCGGGCTACCGCTGGAACTCGCTGATCCACGAGCTCCTGTGGTACTTCTCCGGCGAGGAGCACATCCGAAATCTACGGGAGGAGACGAAGATCTGGGACGCCTGGGCCGACGAGGAGGGGCGTCTCGACACCGCCTACGGCCGCTTCTGGCGCCGCTACCCAGTCCCCGAGGACGGACTTGAGGGGGAGTCCTGGCCCGACGACGCCCATCGCTGGGTGAACGACGACGAGCGCACGTTCGACCAGTTCCAGTACGTGCTGGACACCCTCCGGGAGAACCCCCAGTCGCGGCGCATCGTCGTCAACGCCTGGCACCCCGCCAACGCGACGGTGAGCACGCTCCCGCCGTGTCACTACACCTTCGTCTTCAACGTCCAGGGCGACCGGCTGAATCTCCACCTCACCCAGCGCTCGGGCGACATCGCCCTGGGCATCCCCTTCAACATCGCCGCCTACTCGCTGGTGACCCACATCGTCGCACAGCGGACGGACTTCGAGGTCGGGAGCTTCTCGCACTCGGTCGTCGACGCCCACGCCTACTGCGGCGAGGGAGCGCGCGGCGAGTGGTACGAGCAAAACCGCGAGGAACTGCGCGAGCGGATGGCCGCCGTGGCGGACCGGTCGGAGTACGCCGGCGTCCGGGACTGGATCCTGACGGAGGCGCCCGCCGAGCCCGGGAAAGAGAACGCCGACCACGTGCCGAACCTGCTGGAGCAGCTGACGCGCGAGCCGCGCGAGCGGCCGACCGTCGAGGTTGCGGACAAACCTATCGACGACCTCGAGTTCGATGACATCGCGGTGCGCGACTACGACCCCGCGCCGGGGCTGGACTTCGCGGTCGCCGAGTGA
- a CDS encoding dihydrofolate reductase has protein sequence MADAERDETDVERDETGGERDETPVEIALIVAVAENGVIGNEGEMPWHYPADLAHFKETTMGHPVVMGRVTYESISGQLGGPLPGRTNVVLTRSGVEAPEEVVQVEGVDAAVEAAAAAAADAGVETAFVAGGATVYEAFLDRADRLVLTEVPGEPDGDTRFPAWDRSAWVEVDRESEGELSFVTYERL, from the coding sequence ATGGCCGACGCCGAGCGGGACGAGACGGATGTCGAGCGGGACGAGACGGGCGGCGAGCGGGACGAGACGCCGGTCGAGATCGCCCTCATCGTCGCTGTCGCGGAGAACGGCGTCATCGGGAACGAGGGGGAGATGCCGTGGCACTACCCCGCGGACCTGGCGCACTTCAAAGAGACGACCATGGGCCACCCCGTGGTCATGGGCCGGGTCACCTACGAGTCGATTTCGGGGCAGCTGGGCGGGCCGCTCCCCGGCCGGACCAACGTCGTGCTGACGCGCTCGGGCGTCGAAGCACCCGAGGAGGTCGTGCAGGTCGAGGGCGTCGACGCGGCCGTCGAGGCCGCCGCGGCGGCCGCCGCGGATGCCGGCGTGGAGACGGCGTTCGTCGCCGGCGGCGCGACCGTCTACGAGGCGTTCCTGGACCGTGCCGACCGGCTGGTGCTGACGGAGGTCCCGGGCGAACCGGACGGGGACACCCGGTTCCCGGCGTGGGACCGCTCGGCGTGGGTCGAGGTCGACCGCGAGTCCGAGGGCGAGCTGTCGTTCGTGACCTACGAGCGTCTGTGA
- a CDS encoding glucuronyl esterase domain-containing protein → MHTDPTDLPAPSRLPSRPELPDPLEFRDGSPVESTADWRDRRAEIRQLLRQYVYGYAPGAPEIETATERTPGVCGGAATLVETEIAFADLPPDAPAITLALFLPADAVDAGRSVPVLLGLNWRGNHAAVADPAVTITDTAREHGGFEEEAADRGAAADYWCVEHVLSRGYGFATHQFADIDPDSGDPADGIRPYYDDELPGPPGTEWGVLAAWAWGLQRCVDALRPMEAVRAEEIIVLGHSRCGKAALLAGATDERIGLVAPHQSGTGGTALDRDNDQEGVGDITGTFPGWFADTYAAFEGQVDRLPVDSHCLAALVAPRPLIDTAGARDHWTNPGRALDAVRAAEPVWDLLGAEGIADDLPLYGDDEIADETVGSICHYRRETAHTLNEGYLDAVLDFADVHFDGAG, encoded by the coding sequence ATGCACACGGACCCAACGGACCTGCCAGCCCCCTCCAGGCTCCCGTCCCGCCCGGAGCTGCCGGACCCGCTCGAGTTCCGCGACGGTTCGCCCGTCGAGAGCACCGCCGACTGGCGCGACCGCCGCGCGGAGATCCGGCAGCTCCTCCGCCAGTACGTCTACGGCTACGCCCCCGGCGCGCCCGAGATCGAGACGGCGACCGAACGCACCCCGGGCGTCTGCGGCGGCGCGGCGACGCTCGTCGAGACCGAGATCGCGTTCGCGGACCTGCCGCCCGACGCGCCCGCGATCACGCTCGCCCTCTTTCTGCCGGCCGACGCCGTCGACGCGGGGCGGTCCGTGCCGGTCCTGCTCGGGCTGAACTGGCGGGGTAACCACGCCGCCGTCGCCGATCCGGCGGTCACGATCACCGACACGGCCCGGGAACACGGAGGGTTCGAGGAGGAGGCCGCCGACCGCGGCGCCGCCGCCGACTACTGGTGCGTCGAGCACGTCCTCTCGCGGGGCTACGGCTTCGCGACCCACCAGTTCGCCGATATCGACCCCGACAGCGGCGACCCCGCGGACGGCATCCGCCCCTACTACGACGACGAACTGCCGGGCCCGCCCGGCACCGAGTGGGGCGTCCTCGCCGCGTGGGCCTGGGGCCTCCAGCGCTGCGTCGACGCGCTCCGGCCCATGGAGGCGGTCCGCGCCGAGGAGATCATCGTCCTCGGCCACTCCCGGTGCGGCAAAGCCGCACTGCTGGCGGGCGCGACCGACGAGCGGATCGGCCTCGTCGCGCCCCACCAGTCCGGCACCGGCGGGACGGCGCTCGACCGCGACAACGACCAGGAGGGGGTCGGCGACATCACCGGAACCTTCCCGGGGTGGTTCGCCGACACCTACGCCGCCTTCGAGGGGCAGGTCGACCGGCTGCCCGTCGACAGCCACTGCCTCGCCGCGCTGGTCGCGCCCCGGCCCCTGATCGACACCGCCGGCGCCCGCGACCACTGGACCAACCCCGGCCGCGCGCTCGACGCCGTCCGCGCCGCCGAACCCGTCTGGGACCTGCTCGGCGCCGAGGGGATCGCCGACGACCTCCCGCTGTACGGCGACGACGAGATCGCCGACGAGACCGTCGGTTCGATCTGTCACTACCGCCGCGAGACCGCCCACACCCTGAACGAGGGGTATCTCGACGCCGTCCTCGACTTCGCCGACGTGCACTTCGACGGCGCCGGATAG